A single window of candidate division WOR-3 bacterium DNA harbors:
- a CDS encoding toprim domain-containing protein, which yields MGNKKELLIVESPTKAHTISRLLKGKLKVLSSRGHITDLPKSRLGVDIENGF from the coding sequence ATGGGTAATAAAAAAGAGCTTTTAATCGTGGAGTCGCCGACAAAGGCGCATACCATCAGCCGCCTGCTTAAGGGTAAACTCAAGGTGCTCTCCTCGCGCGGACATATCACCGACTTGCCCAAGTCAAGGCTGGGGGTTGATATTGAAAACGGATTCG